One window of the Candidatus Zixiibacteriota bacterium genome contains the following:
- a CDS encoding sodium/proline symporter: MNSIHIGLVLYLLFLIFIAFYSFRFNKTMGDFLLAGRKLGVWVVTFSERASGESAWLLLGLPGVLFASGFMELWVAVGCTSGILFSWMFIARKLRLETGKYNALTLPDYLEKRFGDDTHGLRIFASIVITFFFTFYVCAQLMAAGKLFSLFLPINELTAMFIGGGIIVFYTLMGGFLAVAWTDFVQAILMISTLVILPIVAVMELGGWNSAIEQITIASPNHLDILGGQTGIVACLSVISGLAWGLGYMGQPHLLTRFMAVKNPNDLRKGTVIGISWAVIAFWGAMFIGLFGLILLANNPEAAADQEKVMPLLAIKLLPGWLAGILLAGALAAMMSTADSQLLVTTSALSEDIYHQLMNKQAADKTLVGMSRIITLCVGAVAFIIALISEDLVFKMVGFAWSGLGASFGPVLFLTLWWKKITREGAMAGMLCGTIVTIIWRLTPALKATLFEIVPAFFIALLACVFVSLATRKK, from the coding sequence ATGAATTCGATTCATATCGGGCTTGTACTATATTTATTATTTTTGATTTTCATCGCCTTCTACTCATTCCGCTTTAATAAAACCATGGGTGATTTTCTTCTGGCGGGCCGAAAACTTGGCGTCTGGGTCGTCACTTTTTCCGAACGCGCTTCCGGCGAATCAGCCTGGCTGCTTCTCGGGCTCCCCGGCGTCCTTTTCGCCTCTGGTTTTATGGAATTATGGGTCGCCGTAGGATGCACCTCGGGAATTTTATTTTCATGGATGTTTATTGCTCGCAAATTGCGGCTTGAAACCGGAAAATATAACGCCCTGACTCTTCCCGATTATCTGGAAAAAAGGTTCGGCGATGACACACACGGTTTGCGAATATTTGCCAGTATTGTCATCACATTCTTTTTTACTTTTTATGTTTGCGCCCAGCTCATGGCGGCCGGAAAACTATTTTCGCTCTTTCTTCCCATTAATGAATTGACGGCGATGTTTATCGGTGGGGGGATAATCGTCTTTTATACTCTCATGGGTGGCTTTCTGGCCGTCGCCTGGACCGATTTTGTGCAGGCTATCTTAATGATTTCGACACTGGTGATCCTTCCTATCGTTGCTGTCATGGAATTGGGCGGATGGAATTCCGCTATTGAACAAATTACCATCGCCAGTCCCAATCATCTTGATATTTTGGGCGGGCAAACAGGAATCGTCGCCTGTCTGTCAGTCATCTCCGGATTAGCCTGGGGGTTGGGTTACATGGGACAGCCGCATCTGTTGACGCGATTTATGGCTGTCAAAAATCCCAATGATTTGCGCAAAGGAACCGTTATCGGAATTAGCTGGGCGGTGATAGCCTTCTGGGGAGCCATGTTTATCGGACTTTTTGGGCTTATTCTTCTGGCCAATAACCCCGAGGCCGCCGCCGATCAGGAAAAAGTTATGCCGCTTTTAGCCATAAAACTCCTTCCGGGATGGTTGGCCGGGATACTTTTGGCCGGAGCATTGGCGGCAATGATGTCAACCGCCGACAGCCAGCTTTTGGTAACGACTTCGGCCCTATCCGAAGATATCTATCACCAACTGATGAATAAACAAGCGGCCGACAAAACACTGGTCGGCATGTCTCGCATTATTACACTCTGCGTCGGTGCGGTCGCATTTATTATTGCGCTGATATCTGAAGATCTGGTGTTTAAAATGGTCGGTTTTGCCTGGTCGGGTCTGGGAGCCTCGTTTGGTCCGGTTTTATTTTTAACATTGTGGTGGAAAAAAATCACCCGTGAAGGTGCTATGGCCGGCATGCTGTGCGGGACAATCGTAACTATTATCTGGCGTTTGACTCCGGCTTTAAAAGCAACTCTGTTTGAAATCGTCCCGGCCTTCTTCATTGCCCTGTTGGCCTGCGTCTTTGTCAGCCTGGCGACGAGGAAGAAATAG
- a CDS encoding tetratricopeptide repeat protein, with product MGTFIAILILTTAVAGLVKKLSERSVSLKRWSWHLGVLIEATGVLIAILGFWPSDKPATPSDVSSIISEKVDSLQTDIFVKLDSDHEEVTCRMDRLEALIKKTAGQPEPDSSFLAEARSQAECLEGIVETALDKGIVAIGLQKYDEALTLLDIALKAAGENLIQRAKVLFYIGLIHSKRGEYILAFELYDSCITDDPRKYGAWNNRGSALSRLNRFDEALNSYDSALAYKPDFQDAWYNRGIALSELGFHKEGIASYDSALVYKPNYHEAWYNRGNALDNLNLYEESIASYDSALVYKPDKHEAWYNRGIALGKLNLYEESIASYDSALVYKPDGHKAWHNRGNALHKLGLHRESIASYDSALVYKPDDNEAWSNRGIALGRLNRFDEALNSYDSALAYKPDFQDAWYNRGIALSELGFHKEEIASYDSALVYKPDNHNAWYNRGIALGVLNRFDEALNSCDSAQKYSMDKSEVIVLRQWILDLMND from the coding sequence TTGGGTACATTCATAGCAATTCTAATTCTAACGACTGCCGTGGCTGGGCTGGTCAAAAAGCTTAGCGAGCGTAGTGTATCGCTAAAACGGTGGAGTTGGCATCTCGGCGTCTTGATTGAGGCGACCGGAGTGCTTATCGCTATCCTCGGCTTCTGGCCTTCCGACAAACCCGCAACTCCTTCCGATGTTAGCAGTATCATATCCGAAAAAGTGGACAGCCTTCAGACAGATATCTTTGTCAAACTCGACAGTGACCACGAGGAGGTCACTTGCCGCATGGACAGACTTGAAGCGCTAATTAAGAAGACTGCCGGTCAGCCCGAACCCGATAGTTCTTTCCTGGCGGAAGCCCGTTCGCAGGCGGAATGCCTGGAGGGGATCGTCGAGACAGCGCTTGATAAAGGAATCGTGGCAATCGGTTTACAAAAGTATGATGAGGCCCTGACTCTTCTAGATATTGCCCTGAAGGCGGCAGGCGAAAACCTAATCCAGCGTGCCAAGGTTTTATTCTATATCGGGCTCATTCACTCCAAACGAGGGGAGTACATACTGGCGTTTGAATTATATGACAGTTGTATAACAGATGATCCAAGAAAATACGGAGCGTGGAATAACCGAGGCTCTGCGCTGTCCAGACTCAATCGATTTGATGAGGCATTGAATAGTTATGACAGCGCTCTTGCCTACAAACCTGACTTCCAAGATGCCTGGTATAACCGCGGTATTGCGCTATCTGAACTCGGTTTTCATAAAGAAGGGATTGCCAGTTATGACAGCGCTCTGGTTTATAAACCTAATTACCATGAAGCTTGGTACAATCGTGGTAATGCGCTGGACAATCTCAATCTTTACGAGGAGTCGATTGCCAGTTATGACAGCGCTCTGGTTTATAAACCTGACAAGCACGAAGCTTGGTACAATCGCGGTATTGCGCTGGGCAAACTCAATCTTTACGAGGAGTCGATTGCCAGTTATGACAGTGCTCTGGTTTATAAACCTGACGGCCATAAAGCGTGGCATAACCGTGGTAATGCGCTTCATAAACTTGGCCTTCACAGGGAGTCGATTGCCAGTTATGACAGCGCTCTGGTTTATAAACCTGACGACAATGAAGCGTGGTCCAACCGTGGCATTGCGCTGGGCAGACTCAATCGATTTGATGAGGCATTGAATAGTTATGACAGCGCTCTTGCCTACAAACCTGACTTCCAAGATGCCTGGTATAACCGCGGCATTGCGCTATCTGAACTCGGTTTTCATAAAGAAGAGATTGCCAGTTATGACAGCGCTCTGGTTTATAAACCAGACAACCACAACGCTTGGTACAATCGCGGTATTGCGCTGGGCGTACTCAATCGATTTGATGAGGCATTGAATAGTTGTGATAGTGCTCAAAAATATTCAATGGACAAATCAGAGGTTATTGTCCTTAGGCAATGGATATTGGATTTAATGAACGATTAG
- a CDS encoding mechanosensitive ion channel domain-containing protein: MQEYIQNWLTGLGFSEALSVISSWIMLALGLIILAAIANLAARRILVSIISYVVKRSKTQWDDILLRHKVFSRLSHLAPALVLYFCADFFPEISVYLKRFSVAYMALTGMSAFNAFLNAVIDIYGTFEMSRQKPIKGYIQIVKIIGVIAVAIITVATIMGQKPWALLTGLGAITAVIMLVFKDSILGLAAGIQLSANDMIRIGDWIEMPKYGIDGDVIDVSLHTVKVQNWDKTISSIPAYTLVSDTFKNWRGMSDSGGRRIKRAINIDINSIKFCTEDMIAEFEKIIMLSEYIQNKRIELKTHNEKLGISGSNLADARNLTNIGTLRAYIAAYLRNHPMINKDMTFLIRQLQPGEHGLPLEIYVFSSDKDWIRYEGIQSDIFDHFLAAIPLFDLKVFQYPTGIDIQNVLSKK; this comes from the coding sequence ATGCAGGAATATATTCAAAATTGGTTAACCGGGCTGGGTTTCTCGGAAGCGTTATCAGTGATATCAAGCTGGATAATGCTCGCGCTGGGACTAATTATTCTGGCGGCAATCGCTAATTTGGCAGCCAGAAGAATCCTGGTTTCGATTATTTCTTATGTAGTTAAAAGAAGTAAAACACAATGGGACGATATTCTTCTCAGGCATAAAGTTTTTTCCCGCCTGTCTCACCTGGCCCCCGCCCTTGTACTGTATTTCTGCGCTGATTTTTTCCCTGAGATCTCGGTTTATCTGAAAAGGTTTTCTGTGGCCTATATGGCCCTGACCGGAATGTCTGCCTTTAACGCTTTTCTGAATGCCGTCATTGATATTTATGGCACCTTTGAGATGTCCCGGCAAAAACCTATCAAAGGTTATATTCAGATTGTAAAAATAATCGGAGTTATCGCCGTAGCCATTATAACTGTCGCAACCATCATGGGGCAAAAACCCTGGGCTCTACTAACCGGCCTGGGGGCGATAACGGCCGTTATTATGCTGGTTTTTAAGGATTCCATTTTGGGATTGGCGGCCGGTATTCAATTATCGGCTAATGATATGATTAGAATTGGCGATTGGATCGAAATGCCCAAATACGGAATCGACGGTGATGTTATAGATGTCTCTCTCCACACCGTCAAAGTTCAAAATTGGGATAAAACAATTTCTTCCATACCCGCTTATACACTGGTATCCGACACGTTCAAAAACTGGCGGGGAATGTCCGATTCGGGAGGGCGCCGGATTAAACGAGCCATTAATATCGATATTAACAGCATTAAATTCTGCACCGAAGATATGATTGCCGAATTTGAAAAAATAATAATGCTGTCCGAATATATTCAAAACAAACGGATCGAATTAAAAACTCACAATGAGAAATTGGGAATCTCAGGTTCAAACCTTGCCGACGCGCGCAATCTGACTAATATCGGAACCCTGCGGGCCTATATCGCGGCCTACCTGCGAAACCATCCGATGATAAACAAAGACATGACGTTTCTAATCCGCCAGCTCCAACCGGGAGAGCATGGATTACCGTTAGAAATCTATGTTTTCAGCTCGGACAAAGATTGGATTAGATATGAGGGAATTCAATCGGATATTTTTGATCATTTTTTGGCCGCCATCCCATTATTCGATTTGAAAGTATTTCAATATCCGACCGGAATCGATATTCAAAACGTATTAAGCAAAAAATAG
- a CDS encoding GYD domain-containing protein, with amino-acid sequence MKTFVLMTKITKADANLIEVASKLRDREGEARTWLTEIKQKCPEVTFLAHYALLGTWDFMDIYEAPDEETAVKVSLITRSHGAHVVESWPAIPNDRIMELTKELQD; translated from the coding sequence ATGAAAACATTTGTTTTAATGACAAAAATAACAAAGGCGGATGCCAATCTGATTGAAGTTGCCTCAAAACTTAGAGACCGCGAAGGCGAAGCGCGGACATGGCTTACCGAAATTAAACAAAAATGCCCTGAAGTAACATTCCTGGCGCATTATGCGCTTCTGGGTACCTGGGATTTTATGGATATATATGAGGCCCCTGATGAAGAAACCGCGGTTAAAGTTTCCCTTATTACCCGGTCTCACGGCGCTCATGTAGTCGAAAGCTGGCCCGCGATCCCCAATGACAGGATTATGGAATTGACAAAAGAGCTGCAGGATTAA
- a CDS encoding DUF2089 family protein has translation MAHDWQELTRLTGNEEIVIKKVGLANTGIEINGEFDLPPLARLTADEQIFIAAFVRCHGSITQMEKFFGISYPTVKNRLNKISSSLDFIEINPTSGSIEILNSIERGEISVKEALKIMEKGE, from the coding sequence ATGGCACACGATTGGCAGGAATTAACCAGGCTTACCGGGAATGAAGAAATTGTCATAAAGAAGGTCGGATTGGCCAATACCGGAATTGAAATAAACGGCGAATTTGATTTACCGCCTTTGGCAAGATTAACTGCCGATGAGCAAATATTTATTGCCGCTTTCGTTCGCTGTCACGGCTCAATTACGCAAATGGAGAAGTTTTTTGGTATCAGTTACCCGACGGTAAAAAACCGATTGAATAAAATATCATCATCTCTCGATTTTATCGAGATCAACCCCACATCCGGGTCTATCGAGATTCTTAACAGCATTGAACGGGGCGAAATTTCGGTTAAAGAAGCTTTGAAAATAATGGAGAAAGGAGAATAG
- a CDS encoding PAS domain S-box protein, which translates to MSETEREVEIQKLIKRVNELEGMVASLTESKEALEAITDTAEDSIFIKGIDFRYTFVNPAMERTLGMLASELIGKAPVEVFGEDEARIIASVDKPVLEGQTVNAKRTLRINGIERTFHTVQTPVFDSKGNIKAICGIVRDVTHLQRAEETIRESEERFRSLTSLSPVGIFQADAHGNGIYVNELICKFTGMKVEEHYGDGWARAIHPDEREEVYHVWHQTIKGESSFDIEFRFISQDEYRKTTWVSSNFSALIDQNENIIGFIGTLTDITERKRVEEALRKSEEKLRTYNEELRIERQALHQKNIALKEVLEQIEAGKDRLAGQIKANIDRIIIPIINGLSDKSSSDMDSYVRLLKSSLSDITSPFIGHLESEYSHLTLRQMEICNMVKSGMSCKEISASLNISVQTVLKQRTLIRKKLGLSNKKINLASYLHSMSKIKT; encoded by the coding sequence ATGAGCGAAACTGAACGCGAAGTCGAAATTCAAAAGCTAATAAAGCGAGTTAATGAACTTGAAGGTATGGTCGCGAGTTTAACAGAGTCCAAGGAAGCGCTCGAGGCTATTACCGACACGGCGGAAGATTCAATCTTTATTAAAGGTATTGATTTCAGATATACCTTTGTGAATCCCGCCATGGAACGCACGCTTGGCATGCTGGCTTCAGAGCTAATCGGAAAAGCACCAGTAGAGGTATTCGGCGAAGATGAGGCCAGGATAATCGCATCGGTAGATAAGCCTGTTTTAGAGGGTCAAACCGTTAATGCGAAAAGAACCCTCAGGATCAATGGTATTGAGCGAACATTTCACACGGTTCAAACGCCTGTTTTCGATTCAAAGGGAAACATCAAAGCTATCTGCGGTATTGTGCGTGATGTTACACATCTGCAGCGAGCCGAAGAAACAATACGAGAGAGTGAAGAGCGTTTTCGTTCATTGACATCACTCAGCCCGGTTGGCATTTTCCAGGCAGATGCGCATGGTAACGGTATCTATGTAAATGAACTGATCTGCAAATTCACCGGCATGAAAGTAGAAGAGCATTATGGCGATGGATGGGCCAGGGCGATACATCCTGATGAGCGGGAAGAAGTCTATCATGTATGGCATCAGACAATAAAGGGAGAAAGCAGTTTTGACATCGAGTTCAGGTTCATCTCTCAGGATGAGTACAGGAAGACTACCTGGGTGTCGAGCAACTTCTCGGCTTTAATAGATCAGAATGAAAATATAATCGGCTTTATAGGTACTCTTACAGACATCACCGAGCGTAAGCGGGTGGAAGAGGCGCTGAGAAAGAGTGAAGAAAAGCTCCGAACCTACAACGAGGAATTACGTATTGAGCGGCAGGCGCTCCATCAGAAAAATATCGCTCTCAAAGAGGTACTCGAACAAATTGAAGCCGGTAAGGATCGGCTGGCCGGGCAAATAAAGGCAAATATCGACCGAATCATCATTCCGATTATTAACGGCCTATCCGATAAATCCTCGAGTGATATGGATAGCTATGTCAGACTTTTGAAAAGCAGTCTTTCGGATATCACATCTCCCTTTATTGGTCATCTCGAGTCTGAATATTCCCACCTTACTTTACGTCAGATGGAAATTTGCAACATGGTAAAAAGCGGGATGAGTTGCAAAGAGATTTCCGCCTCCTTGAATATTTCGGTCCAGACGGTTTTAAAACAACGGACGCTCATTCGTAAAAAATTGGGACTATCCAATAAAAAAATAAATCTCGCGTCATATTTACATTCCATGAGTAAAATAAAAACGTAA
- a CDS encoding IS1 family transposase has product MNQLKCEKQKMVLSLLVEGNSIRGIERITGSHRDTITRLMISVSEACRYDMYNRFRNLKCNYIEVDEIWTYVAKKQKRLTEAELNNGCQKGDQYVFVALDRETKLVPAFYIGKRNNLSTYSFIAELSKRINGRFQLTTDMYRPYIDAVIWTFGRSVNYAMLRKLYHGDGSGREGYSPSRLRGTDTSIIVGDPKPEKICTSYIERQNLTIRTQLRRFTRLTNAFSKTVENLKAAIALHFWHYNFMRIHSTLKMTPAMAAGIKNNIAIWDEVL; this is encoded by the coding sequence ATGAACCAACTTAAATGCGAGAAACAGAAAATGGTCTTGAGCCTTTTAGTCGAAGGAAATAGTATTCGCGGAATCGAAAGAATTACTGGTTCCCATCGTGATACAATTACCCGTTTAATGATTTCGGTTAGTGAGGCTTGCAGATATGATATGTATAACAGATTCCGCAATCTTAAATGTAATTATATTGAGGTTGATGAAATTTGGACTTACGTCGCTAAAAAGCAAAAGCGGTTAACAGAGGCCGAATTGAATAATGGTTGTCAAAAGGGCGATCAATACGTTTTTGTGGCTTTAGACCGTGAAACTAAACTTGTCCCCGCATTTTATATTGGAAAGCGAAACAATCTAAGTACTTATAGTTTTATTGCCGAATTGAGCAAGCGGATTAATGGCCGCTTCCAATTGACAACTGATATGTACCGACCTTATATCGATGCTGTAATTTGGACTTTTGGCCGCTCAGTCAATTACGCCATGCTTAGAAAGCTCTATCATGGTGATGGCTCTGGCCGCGAGGGTTATAGCCCATCCCGGTTACGGGGAACTGATACAAGCATAATAGTAGGCGATCCCAAACCTGAAAAGATTTGTACGTCATATATTGAGAGGCAAAACTTGACGATACGTACACAACTCAGGCGATTTACACGGTTAACCAATGCTTTTTCTAAGACGGTCGAGAATCTAAAGGCGGCCATTGCCCTGCATTTTTGGCATTATAATTTTATGAGAATCCATAGTACCCTGAAAATGACTCCGGCTATGGCGGCGGGAATTAAAAATAATATTGCAATTTGGGATGAAGTTTTGTAA
- a CDS encoding class I SAM-dependent methyltransferase, which translates to MKKRDVINTHDREASQYDQQVRDYEYYVHDILFGMCYEFINENQYLLDIGIGTGLASLPFAKAGLQVYGFDGSTKMLKICDSKSFARELKKHDILNPPYPYGDNFFDYVISCSVFHFFGELTSIFNDVNRIIKPNGIFAFTIGAPDTIDIKTKDGSNPEYMEKPTSWGEPIIVHYDSYIMRLLKGHNFEMIKIQKILIPDGEKGRDDNILFKIYVARQSSN; encoded by the coding sequence ATGAAAAAAAGAGATGTGATAAATACCCATGACAGAGAAGCCTCTCAATATGACCAGCAGGTTCGCGACTACGAATATTATGTTCACGATATTCTCTTTGGAATGTGCTACGAATTCATAAACGAAAACCAGTATTTACTTGATATAGGCATTGGCACCGGTTTGGCCTCCCTGCCATTTGCAAAGGCTGGTTTGCAGGTTTATGGATTCGATGGATCGACGAAAATGCTCAAAATATGTGACTCAAAATCTTTTGCCAGAGAACTGAAAAAACATGATATTCTCAATCCGCCTTATCCTTATGGTGATAACTTTTTTGACTACGTGATTTCGTGCAGTGTATTCCATTTTTTTGGCGAGTTGACATCGATTTTTAATGACGTTAACCGCATTATCAAGCCAAACGGCATTTTTGCATTTACGATTGGTGCCCCGGATACAATCGACATAAAAACAAAGGACGGGAGTAATCCCGAATACATGGAAAAGCCAACTTCATGGGGTGAGCCGATAATCGTGCATTATGACAGCTACATAATGAGACTGTTAAAAGGCCATAATTTTGAGATGATAAAAATTCAGAAGATTTTAATTCCCGATGGTGAGAAAGGCCGCGACGATAATATATTATTTAAGATCTACGTCGCTCGGCAATCAAGTAATTAA
- a CDS encoding nuclear transport factor 2 family protein, which yields MIYKSLFILLTLFLILTGGCQEMSHEETSAVELPVIEKVIHASIGWAGNKDKDLLYSGMADDEKLFWFSPDNAGTIKGRKAFENLTENFFMLEDFKAVRYEIKELEINFSQSGDVAWYHARLDDYNTWKGQPANWEDVRWTGVLEKRGGNWVIVQMHFSDATDKK from the coding sequence ATGATATACAAGTCACTTTTCATTCTGCTCACTCTATTTTTAATACTAACAGGAGGATGTCAGGAAATGAGTCACGAAGAAACTTCGGCTGTCGAATTGCCGGTAATTGAAAAAGTAATTCACGCCAGTATCGGCTGGGCAGGAAATAAGGATAAAGATTTACTCTATAGCGGCATGGCTGATGATGAAAAATTGTTCTGGTTTTCACCCGACAATGCCGGTACGATTAAAGGCCGCAAGGCATTCGAAAACCTGACGGAAAACTTCTTCATGCTTGAAGATTTCAAAGCCGTCAGATACGAAATCAAGGAACTGGAAATAAACTTTTCTCAATCAGGTGATGTGGCCTGGTATCATGCGCGACTTGATGATTATAATACATGGAAGGGACAGCCGGCCAACTGGGAAGACGTTCGTTGGACAGGTGTCTTGGAAAAACGGGGTGGTAACTGGGTAATAGTTCAGATGCATTTTTCAGACGCGACAGATAAAAAATAA
- a CDS encoding sigma-70 family RNA polymerase sigma factor — MAKQSRRYRDEDRSLDLYLREIGSTPLITAQEEVKLAQRIRKGDKTALEKLTKANLRFVVSVAKNYQNQGLSLADLINEGNIGLIKAAKRFDETRGFKFISYAVWWIRQAILQALAEQSRIVRLPLNRVGTLHKIGKVSSRLEQTYGRNPSPEEIAKKLELSENEVSDTLKISNTHLSLDQPFSVSEDNSLIDILEDEYQPGPDEALLDMSLRVEIDKALDTLTPREAEVINLYFGLNAEKALTLEEIGTRFNLTRERVRQIKEKAIRRLRHASRSRSLRAYLS, encoded by the coding sequence GTGGCTAAACAATCGAGACGATATCGGGACGAAGACCGTTCCCTGGATCTGTACTTGCGTGAAATAGGATCCACCCCGTTGATCACCGCTCAGGAGGAAGTTAAGTTGGCCCAACGCATTCGCAAAGGCGACAAAACCGCTTTGGAAAAACTGACCAAAGCCAATTTGCGCTTCGTTGTCAGCGTGGCCAAAAATTACCAGAATCAGGGTCTCTCTCTGGCGGATTTAATCAATGAGGGGAATATCGGCCTTATTAAAGCCGCCAAGCGTTTTGATGAAACGCGCGGTTTTAAGTTCATTTCGTACGCGGTCTGGTGGATACGTCAGGCGATTTTGCAGGCTCTGGCCGAACAGAGCCGGATCGTCAGGCTTCCCCTGAACCGGGTCGGTACCCTGCACAAAATCGGCAAGGTATCATCCCGCCTCGAGCAAACCTACGGACGCAATCCGTCGCCCGAGGAAATTGCCAAAAAGCTGGAGCTTTCCGAAAACGAAGTGTCGGATACGCTGAAGATTTCCAACACGCATCTGTCTTTGGATCAGCCGTTTTCGGTCTCCGAAGATAATTCGCTGATTGATATTCTCGAGGATGAGTATCAGCCGGGACCCGATGAAGCGCTTCTGGATATGTCGCTCCGGGTAGAAATCGACAAGGCTTTGGATACTCTGACGCCTCGTGAAGCCGAGGTCATCAACCTCTATTTCGGCCTCAACGCGGAAAAAGCGCTGACGCTGGAAGAAATCGGCACCCGTTTTAATCTGACCCGTGAACGAGTCCGGCAGATTAAAGAAAAAGCGATTCGGCGTTTGCGCCATGCTTCGCGCAGCCGCTCGCTTCGAGCATATTTGAGTTAA